The following DNA comes from Paraburkholderia phytofirmans PsJN.
AGCTTCTGCGTTTTCTTCTGGAAGCAATGCAGTACGTACAACGCCTCCACGAACTTGGTCACGTACATGACGCGAAAAATGCCGTCTGCTTCCTTGAGGCGAATCTCGCGGGTTCCAGGGCCGATCGAGTCGAACGGCTTCCAGTCGTCCGGGTCGAGACCTGCCTGAATTTTGCTGAGTTCAAACCCTGCTCGACGGCGCATCTCTGCGGGGAAAGCGAGTAAATCGTGATAGCTGGAGCCTAGCCAGCGAATTTCTTTTTCCTGCTCCATAATCACCTTTCATGTACAAAATTTTATACGTAACATTCACCCCGGTCAAGTCGTATTCGATCCGGCCATGAGTTGTTACGGTACAGAGGCAATTAGAGGAGCACCATTCGTCCATTCGGCTAACAAAAAACCCGGCTCATCCATCGAGCCGGGTTTACCGTACATCCACCACTGCAAATAGCGTGGTTTTTAGTTGCCGCTTCCACGCGCCACACGGCGTTGCTTGACCGCGTCGGCGAGGCCTTCGAGCACGGCGACGCTTTCATCCCAACCGATGCACGCGTCAGTGATGCTCTGGCCGTACGTCAGCGCGCAGCCTTCCTGCAGATCCTGGCGGCCCGCCACCAGATGCGATTCCACCATCACGCCGACAATCCGTTCGTCACCCGAAGCAATCTGGCGACCGATATCTGCGCACACGGGAATCTGATTCTCGTGCTTCTTCGAGCTGTTCGCGTGGCTCGCGTCGATCATCAGACGCGCGGCGAGACCCGCCTTGCCGATGTCCGCGCACGCCGCATTGACGCTGTCCGCGTCGTAGTTCGGCGTCTTGCCGCCACGCAGAATGATGTGGCAGTCCTCATTGCCCGCGGTCGAGACGATTGCCGAGTGGCCGCCCTTGGTGACCGACAGGAAATGGTGCGGCTGCGAAGCGGCCTTGATTGCGTCGACGGCGATCTTCACATTGCCGTCGGTGCCGTTCTTGAAGCCGACCGGGCACGACAGGCCCGAAGCCAGTTCGCGATGCACTTGCGATTCGGTGGTGCGCGCGCCGATTGCGCCCCACGAGATCAGATCGGCGATGTACTGTGGGCTGATCATGTCGAGGTATTCGGTGCCGGCCGGCAGGCCGAGTTCGTTGATGCGCAACAGCAGCTC
Coding sequences within:
- the aroG gene encoding 3-deoxy-7-phosphoheptulonate synthase AroG, with translation MPPHNTDDVRIRELKELTPPAHLIREFACDETVSDVIYNSRTAMHRILHGMEDRLIVIIGPCSIHDTKAAMEYAGRLIEQRKRFAGELEIVMRVYFEKPRTTVGWKGLINDPHMDNSFKINDGLRTARELLLRINELGLPAGTEYLDMISPQYIADLISWGAIGARTTESQVHRELASGLSCPVGFKNGTDGNVKIAVDAIKAASQPHHFLSVTKGGHSAIVSTAGNEDCHIILRGGKTPNYDADSVNAACADIGKAGLAARLMIDASHANSSKKHENQIPVCADIGRQIASGDERIVGVMVESHLVAGRQDLQEGCALTYGQSITDACIGWDESVAVLEGLADAVKQRRVARGSGN
- a CDS encoding type II toxin-antitoxin system RelE/ParE family toxin, with translation MEQEKEIRWLGSSYHDLLAFPAEMRRRAGFELSKIQAGLDPDDWKPFDSIGPGTREIRLKEADGIFRVMYVTKFVEALYVLHCFQKKTQKLGPLDRKIAETRYRAIGLHHRPHHH